In the genome of Raphanus sativus cultivar WK10039 chromosome 9, ASM80110v3, whole genome shotgun sequence, the window CAATTGATACACTCTCCCACTATGTAGTTTTCAATGCTTTGTTTTGATCTGTAAGGCGGTGTCTCTAACCCTATAAAAGGTAACTTTACTTTCTgtagatcatcatcatcatctgtaCTCTTGATTTTGCATAcgtttgttgatttttttttgtattgttcaTGTTTTGCAGTCACCATCTCCTTCTTCGCCGTCAATCATCATCGCTCCTCTAACCGGttagtttcttcttttcttagtGTAGCACAATGTGATGTATTCttaatatatactgaaattatGATTGTGTTTCGTGTTTCAATTAAATTGCATGTTACTCTAGATTGAGAAACTCGATTTTGTGTTTTAGATGAGCAGTAAGGGTTTCTTCACTTGGTTCAAAGTATATGGCTGCTTCAGTTCCAATAAGACTTATTCTCACTGTTGGATCCTTTGAAGATCTAGGACGCATAAGCAGTACTATCTCAGTTTCTAAGCTTTTTCTTATATGTAAAAATGtgaacatttttttctttgatctcTAACTGCTTCTCCTTTCGCACAGCTAAGGCATCTGGGAATTTTTAAGCTCTCCGCCATGTCATCAAGAGGTTGGTGTTTAGatcatgaaaatattttcatgttaCTTCCATTGCATATAACTAAGATCTACTTTTCTTTAGATTACAGAGAGTTCGGAATCGCGGTGACTCTTTGTGATTGTATCTATGCTGAGTCTAATCTACAAATTGAGCAGATGAGGTTGGGAAAGACTCTACAAGCAATTGTTTTTGAGTTATCTGAAGTTTCATTAAGAATTGTGAGGGTCATTTTGTTCGTCAATGAGGTCTGCTTTTTAAAGACAAGTTTTTAATGTTGAACTGTTTAATATTGTGTCTTTATTTCTGGCAGTTGTGCTTTGTCCTTTGAGCGTAACGGACGGTGGGATGTGGGAGACAAAAGGTTCACTCCAGAACATGATGTTCTTTGGTATTCTTGAGAATATCTAGCTGCTTACAATCGATTTCTCTACCCAAGATTCTGCGAAGATTTTTTTTCTCCCTACTTATTGTTCTCTGAAAGCTGTTAAAATTCTGTCAAGATTTGGATTATTATTGATCTTTTCTATTGCAAGTGTAGATCTTTTACTTTTGTTCTGCAAAGCTACAGATCAGTGTGCTTTACTTCTTATGTGTTCTATTTATCATGCGTTGTGTTACACCGACGAAGTTAGTAAACAAAGTCATAATTTCAAAATAGATCTTTAATTTGTTTATCAGTGCGACTTTGTTCGGTGGAATTCTTGCTGTtccaaaattttagtaaacaaaaaagaaaaagattatacAGAGTAAtggagatgttttttttttttcaaattaatggAGACGTCTTCTTATTACAGTACTAGGGTTAATGTGTTGTTTCTAACGTATGATATAGCATTGCTGGATCAAGACTTCTTTTCTCAGAATGCCACGCAGTATGTTGTATACTTGATGAACTCAAATACTAAAGAATCCCAACAGTGTTGCTTCACTAGGAAAATTCATCGACTTTTGAACCGTGATATCAAAATCTGTCCATTACAAACTTACTTTAGTCATTTTATAACAGGgctagaatttttattttttgcgaGCTGGTCTATTGGTGGACTTGAAAATGAAGTATCGTTCTGATCTTTATTGTTATAATTTAATGAACCTATTTTACCGAAAACATTCTCTTTTAAAacaacaagtaaaaaaaataatattagtttgtttACTCAATAACGGTGGTAACTATTTTTCATACTCGGATTATGGATTATTCGCACCGTAACTGACTTGACAAGCACGCAAACAACAATAATGATAGTCTTCTGTTCCACCAAATATGCTTAGTATGCCACAAAATACAAcacgaaaaataaaagaatattatgtATTGGTATTCATCAatacttttaaaacaaatacatatCAAATAAATCAACGCAAGTGGTACACACCTCACAAAATATAATCAATACAGCAGAAATTATTTTgacataattataaaagtaataattttagaaaacaaagtaACTAATTAGTACATCCATAATATTGTTaggtttaaaaaataattcattcGCAAATTCTGatagaaagaaatatatataaataaaaattcaaaagtaaaatCGTTTTAGTATTtcctaagtgttgtttgaaaattaaaatttagtttactgtaagcaatatatatatatatatatcaaagatattctatttaaatatttaattatatatattatatatatatatatatatatatattaaaaagatattttccgcatgattttaaaatcatttgcaTTTTGTTATAGAAATTTAAACTCAATCACAGATTTCTCATTgtgaactaaaaatattcaattacaATGACATGtacaaaatttaactaatatgtatatttttatatgataaaaatttatattatatgtttacttaatTGCTGAAATTGTTTTAAGAttcacatcccgcccgtagggcgggccggccctaatcttaaataaaacaatgtttaatttttttaagaacctCTAAATAAGATACTTGTATTGGAGGACAAAAATTAGAAATTGCTTAAAAAAGTGTTTAGCACCTATTTATTACTAAAAAGTGATTAAGCATCCCGGAGTGCTAAGGTTAATGGTGTTCTTAGTATTTTATCTGTATTTTACTGTTAAAGTGTTGAGTCAATCCTACTAGCCCACTGAGAGTTGTCTCTACCGCTAAATCTAAAATTGCGTGCGCAGTAAAAGTAAGAGATTAGTCTTTCATCTGTATTGTACTGTTGACAAATAAAAACTCTCCTAGCCCATAGAGAAAACTAGGTAAGCGAATGGCTAAACAAAGGAATTTTATAAGGTAATTACAAGTATATACAGCGATTTACGAATGATcgaaaacaaataatatttactaGGTGAAGACCCGCGCATTGCGCGGGGTGAAAGtgttaaacaaataattttagttGTTAAAACAATAGTTTTAGTCACTGGCGGAGCccgaaattttttttaattggagtcataatatataaattttatatgtaaactttattattatagaaataatttttttacaaaattaatgggacatataaaagtatatacatAAATGAGTGGGgtcaaatgttaaattttaattaagtattataataatttaaaaaaaaatacattgaaaaaaatTTGTCCTCCAATTTTACTGGGGTCACCTGACCCCACACCCTCCTCTCTCCCTCCCCCTGGTTTTAGTTATGATATATTATAGATAACATGTATAATATGTAAGTTCAACTTATTAATTTAATACGTAACACTTTTTTCCTCCCTCtatatacaaattattgatGTTTTCACTTTTTCCTTGTATACAAAAATTGATTTtcgttaaaacaaaaattaaattaaattttaaaaattgagtGGTATACtttattagaaaacaaataaaactaaccaaaactaataaataagagtatgtatttaattttttaatatatgtatatatcttaaaacaccaatttttaaaaaatccagAGAAAGTACAGTATATTCTGGTAACAAAGTTCAGAACTATTAAATGATACAAAAAGCCTTAGATTATTTCTAATCCAACtccatttttctttaaaaaaaaagtaaaaatgaatatgaaataataaatgcTCCAACCCAACTTCATATCTAATTTCTGAAGTTTACTCCATTAGTGAagtaatctttttcttttttttttgtgtttatgaTTCCATTGTAGAGTGAAAAATGAAGTAGGGTTGgaacatttttattctatattcatttttactctattttggaagAAAAATAGAATTTTGCATTGGAGATGCTCTGAGAGCCGTACTAATCATAACTAAAACTGTTGAATTACCATTATTAATTGCTCacctataaatattttatataagtgaTACAAATTTTTGTAAGAGTATTTCCAAAAAATACTCtataacttcatatttgaagttttttgttctccaaaagcaaatttcaaaacttcaaatttaaagtttttagtagtgaaacttcaaatatagagtgtcactactcaaaacttcaaatttgaagtttcacatctttatttgcattttggtccttaccattacatattacattttatgatttttagatattttgttgtttatcattttaatctttagaaaatcatattttataatatttcatatttgttttcataaattttagttttacacataaaaataaactaaatataaaccttAACATAAGaagttttaagatttaaaaacatctttagacttcaaatatgaagtttaaaaacatctttaaacttcaaatatgaagttttgcaaGCTTCAATATATagtgtttttcttttagtttaatatttagttgagtttttatatttataatttatatatttactataagattttattaattagtattaatgtgatatttttatatatgtgctagttatttaaaagttttatgaatttatattaattatgacaaatataaagaccatagtgtaaaatacaaataattttgaagttatgtTTGAAGTTTTCCTTTTGGAGAAGAACATATTGAAacttaaaatttagagttttgcaaactctaaaatagagtattTGAAGTTTTGCAAGCTTCAAAATATAGTGTTtttcttgtagtttaatatttagttatgtatttatatttataatttatatatttactataagatttttattaattagtattaatgtgatatttttatatatgtgctagttatttataagttttatggatttatattattatgacAAATATAAAGACCATAgtgtaaaaatataaataattttgaagttatgtTTGAAGTTTTCCTTTTGGAGAAGAACAtattgaaacttcaaatttagagttttgcaaactctaaaatagagtattTCAAGTTTTGCAAGCTTCAAAATATAGTGttttttcttgtagtttaatatttagttatgtatttatatttataatttatatatttactataagattttattaattagtattaatgtgatatttttatatatgtgctagtattaattaattagtattaattagtattaatgtgatatttttagtattaaaatatgatattttattaattagtattaatgtgatatttttattcaaaatatagtgttttttttgttttgagaacCGAGGGGAACAAATTGTTACCCAGAAAATACGGTTCTTAACATTTTTTCTATCAGTTAACTTAATTATAGATCAAAACCTTTTATGTTGGAAAACAAACCagtgaatataatattttctctcATTAATTTGTCAATTAAGTTAATCTAACAATCATTGTTGTATTTGTTTACAATAAATCTTACTGAAAGTATGTAGAcaatatcatataaaaaataaaaaatataacacaAAAACCCTATAatgaaactgcaaaaaaaaattgaataagaaGCTGAAATGTTTCTTCAAACTTCGTTTTGTATCTTCTATATGAGGTGATTGGAATCTTACATAAAAAATAGATCTATCTTTATAAGGTTTTTTATTGTAAGAAGACATATATAGTGACTCACTTACaaaattaatacatatatatatagtcaatgTGATtaattagaatattttataatcaaagCACGATATTAAAATTACCGGCTTTTAGCAAGATATTTAATTTAGATTGATGCGCTCAATCATATCTTACCAAAATTTGAAGTTATCAATTTATATACTTTGATTTGCCGTGAATAAGAAAGTTTCACATTAACAACattctatatttatttcttaacatatattcaaaaataattacataattaaCTGATGCATTACGCCTATACTGAGGAGAGATTCACTCTGTCTGCACATAAAACATAACTCAAGGTCACATGAAAGATATAAACATATGAGCTAAAACATACGTATAAGATATGGAACGATAGCCGGATCATAGAATGGAatataataaatcataatttcaaatatatgttgTCTGAGTTAAACAGCTTCTCTATTGTATGAGTtgcttttgatttttgtttcaaaaattttaaacattaacaTGAGATGTGCACAACTTAAGTTGAGTTAGTGAGTATTGTTCGTCAACATGCTTGTATAATGGATTAAGTGTCTTTGGTACGTGTAAATTCATTAGTTTATATTAATGAATAAGACTTCGAAATGTTAATGTCAAAATGTCTCTGAGTACAATGAAATAAGACTTTGAGACATCTTGGATCCAATTCTTTAGGAGAACTGGTGCCAATAGGTGTGATAGTAAGTTTGAGTTTAATTCtgattaatatgttttatagaGCAAATATGACATATCGTTTTGAACAGAAAGTGTGGTAGTAAGCTTGAGTTTAATTATTGAGAATATGCTTGTACAAAATAACTTGACATTATTTTGAACCGAATGACATATTGTCATGAACAAAGacaattacaatatatattgtCTTCTGCTTGATTTTTGTGCATGACAATATGTTTTAATTGGGATACGTTTCGTTAATATCGTAGGTGAGAATGAATAAGTCAATTATTTTGCTGGAGTGAGTTCCATTGTAAAACAGTTCGAGCTTTTAGAGATTATATACGAAGTTGTGGTGGAAAAAACCCGTTAAGAAAGCTTGACAATTAAAGTGAATTATTGACTTATTTTATGTACCGTGTAATATCCtatgttaaagaaaaaatgtataataGATACCAATGGTAATACTTGTAAATTTCCTAGTAATTAAAGGCTTGTTAACTAAGATTGATGAGGAGAGCTGTGAGCTTGCCACATCAGCAATAATGGCAAAATTGAAATTAATCTACCAAAGCAAGGTTACTCTTATTAATTGCTTCTCTattaataataaggggattAGGATACTGAAAATAGAATTTCATGTTTCAAAACATAGCTTATATTTTACTTATCCTGACAGTAGAAAAAAAGTTTACGTGCATGCGTACGTGCGGGTATTAATCTCAACCCCTTATTTTTGGCCATGGACGGAGTCTTTGGCTTTTACATTACAAAATCATCCTTAGTCCTAACTTCTCAACACGAGAAGTAGAAGCAACATCGGTAGTAACAGCATTAAATTTGATGAATTTGACAAATATGGTCTTAGCCACATCATTGGTGAGAACTAGCTGTGTACTCTCCAAGGCCCCTGGGACAGCTCCCACGGTTCCATCAGAAGTAGTAAATCTGTAAATGTTTGTTCTTCCTTCTTTTCCCACTTTCTCTATCTTAAACCGGCTGTTTCTTCGCCGCGGGTTACCATTGATTTGAATTGCAGGCTCTTCGGAAACCAGTGCGGATGCATCGACTTCCCAGAACTTGGAGAACTCCTTGCATATGTTGGACTTGAACTCGATGGTTATATCGACATTTGTAAGTACAGGGGTGAATGGTATGGGAGGGATCAACGTCTGTGGAAAGGAGAAGCTAACCCGCACGCCCGGTTCGTCCGGAAGTGCTTGGGTGATGCCAAGTAGACAAAGGGAAATTTTAGAAGCAAGTGGGACAATACCACCTCCGTTATTCCCGGTATTGACTGGTTGGATGAAGTATTGATCATTGAGTCGAACTATGTTTCCGTTGGTGTCTGTCACCAGTTCTTGTCCGTGGGTGCAGACGGCTGCAGCCAACAGGAGAGTGACGAGAAAAGAGACCAATGGGAATGATGACATGATTGTGATTGTTTGTTTGATTGAGTTGAGAGCTATAGAGATTTAGACGCAATGTATCGGTATTTATAAGAAGTCTTGCAAGTAAATTCAAAACAGCTTAAAGATTAACATTTCATTCATTCACGTGACGGGTTGGTTTCAGTGAGTGATGAAAACAGGGGTTTAGACTTTTGCTGTTCAATtcaaacttatatttttttgtagcaCGCGGAACATGCAAAACATTCATGTTAACTAACTTTTTAAAGGAcgatcaaattttttttttgtcgtcaaaaaaaagaaaaaaaacatatatttgatCGTCCTTTAAAAGTTAGTTAACATGAATGTTTTGCATGTTCCGCGtgctacaaaaaaatataagtttgaATAATTAAGGGGAAAAGGTACTTTTCTTCAATAATCGATTTAGGTTATAGGTTCATCTAACTTATTCATTCTCGTGAAGGGTTGGTTTTAGCTGTGACAGTTGAAAACAAGGGCTTACACTTTATGCTAATCAATTCAAATTACGATGTTTaccaagattttttttttctttttagcacGAGGAACATGCAAAACAGTTCAGTTTAACTAACATATAAAGGATGTTCGAATAAATAATGGGAAGAAGACAATACTTCAAACAAAGTGATATGATGGGGAAACCGACGTACGAATGATTCTAAACatttcgttttcttctttttgtaaatAGTTATAGACTTAAGGCTTATAGCAATAAAATTCATGACCAAAAAAgtcagaaatataaaaaaagaagaaagaagagaaatcgtttttcttttgataaactTTACAAACATCACATTAAATTTCGTAGTCttttaataattgatttatagctaaaaatactattaaaacaagtCGATAAGATGAATTAAGTAAGAGCCACATGGAATGGACGATATGATCAGCTATGATGGTtaacattttctctcttttatctATTCTGATCCTTCATGATGTCTGGATATTAAAAATGGTGCTACAATTCGTGTATACCTCTAACTTCACATTGTTCGCtgactttaaaatatttaagctaTTGGCAGTTTCTCTTTTTATTCACTTTTCAGCCGCGATGACACTGCATGATCGTTCCACGATTCTCTCATTTCACTTCAATTTGATAAGTATTGTTTTTCCTCCACCGCTCTCGCTTTTGAAGAAGTGAAGCAAAACGAAGCAGAGTCTGATTCAGGTTCAGTCCACTTTTTTGTATTGTTCTAGTCATCTTAACAAGTGAGAATAAGATGAAAAAGTAATATTTCCTGAAAAAATATAAAGgaagttaaaaacaaaaatagaactTTATGAAGAGTCACCTTAAAAACTTTGAATTAGCCACGGAATGGAGAATCCCATGCAATTCACAGCTAATAGACTAATATATGGATGGTCTTGAACATAGCGAAATAAACATTGGATTATGGtgctcaattttttttcaaaaaatttactgtaacgccccgacccgtccacggctaatgggccacccacgcccgctctctcggcccgtgggtcccatcccatccgacggttggtcgttaatttttccaaggctcgaaatcattgtttactgaccctgcaatcaccacccgacttttccccgtgttttggcctcacttacacggtatcgcgaatcacttcccgataggtcacccatcctttcactactccagcccaagcacgcttaactctggagttctaaacggaggTGTGACGGAAAaagtaagtcaactttggtgatataggtagccaaatcaattctcttaagccttttcacatatcacaactcgggatgttacaattcatcccttctcaaagaacgcaacgccctcgttgcaccccacgacaggtctcaagacgcctctcaggtcagaactgagacggctaaccagctctgataccacttgtaacgccccgacccgcccacggctaatgggccacccacgcccgctctctcggcctcccatcccatccgacggttggtcgttaatttttccaaggctcgaaatcattgtttactgaccctgcaatcaccacccgacttttccccgtgttttggcctcacttacacggtatcgcgaatcacttcccataggtcacccatcctttcactactccagcccaagcacgcttaactctggagttctaaacggaggtgtgacggaaaaggtaagtcaactttggtgatataggtagccaaatcaattctcttaagccttttcacatatcacaactcgggatgttacattTACACTGAAAAAGGTTTCcaattatgtaaaaaaaactttttattaaaaacttactAAAACGTTTATGGTTTCCAACATCTCAGAAACGTTTCTG includes:
- the LOC130499819 gene encoding kunitz trypsin inhibitor 2-like, which gives rise to MSSFPLVSFLVTLLLAAAVCTHGQELVTDTNGNIVRLNDQYFIQPVNTGNNGGGIVPLASKISLCLLGITQALPDEPGVRVSFSFPQTLIPPIPFTPVLTNVDITIEFKSNICKEFSKFWEVDASALVSEEPAIQINGNPRRRNSRFKIEKVGKEGRTNIYRFTTSDGTVGAVPGALESTQLVLTNDVAKTIFVKFIKFNAVTTDVASTSRVEKLGLRMIL